The proteins below are encoded in one region of Anoplopoma fimbria isolate UVic2021 breed Golden Eagle Sablefish chromosome 19, Afim_UVic_2022, whole genome shotgun sequence:
- the ampd3b gene encoding AMP deaminase 3b isoform X2 — MAKIPSEDIPRLFQRLSMNEVDEKVRLLAERVYASALKEEDTKDAMSLFNVPEDCPIGLHEDRERALQKEMASQQSQESAKKKKSFRLKRSQSVSSQIPSDGDWARSVVSPMHDSTTQEPYPREDFPDFQRVTISGDYCAGITVEDYEQAAKSLLGALFIREKYSRLAYHTFPRTTARFLRSSQNEKWREEDEIMPDIWPSPHEGEDPYSMEGIPEDLNYELQMKDGIVHVYDNAEALKQQQPHNLPYPDLETFAIDLSHVLAMIADGPTKTYCHRRLNFLESKFYLHEMMNEMAELKELKCVPHRDFYNVRKVDTHIHAAACMNQKHLLKFIKTTYQTEADRVVLEKGGEKFTLKEVFHNLNMDPYDLTVDSLDVHAGRQTFHRFDKFNSKYNPVGASELREIYLKSDNYIKGEYFARLIKEVAKELEESKYQHAEPRLSIYGRSTSEWESLATWFIQHKVHSTNMRWMIQVPRIYDIFKSKKIFQNYAKMLENIFLPLFEATVNPQKHKATHIFLKYVTGFDSVDDESKHSDHMFSYKSPKPEAWTANDNPPYTYYLFYMYANIMVLNNLRKERGLNTFQFRPHCGEAGSITHLVSAFLTADNISHGLNLKKSPVLQYLYYLAQVPIAMSPLSNNSLFLEYSKNPLREFLQKGLCVSLSTDDPMQFHYTKEALMEEYAIAGQLWKLSTCDLCEIARNSVLQSGLSHQEKKHFIGQNYRQDGPEGNDIRRTNVAQIRIAYRHETLCNELSFLVDAVKTDVVPSIPE, encoded by the exons ATGGCCAAAATCCCATCAGAAG ACATCCCACGGCTCTTCCAGAGACTGTCGATGAACGAGGTGGATGAGAAGGTACGTCTGCTAGCGGAGAGGGTGTACGCCTCTGCCCTGAAAGAGGAGGACACCAAGGATGCTATGTCCCTGTTCAACGTGCCGGAGGACTGTCCCATCGGCCTGCATGAGGACAGGGAGAGGGCTCTGCAGAAGGAGATGGCATCGCAGCAGTCTCAAGAGTCTGCTAAGAA GAAGAAGAGTTTCAGGTTGAAGCGTTCGCAGTCGGTGTCCTCGCAGATACCCAGCGATGGAGACTGGGCCCGCTCTGTGGTTTCCCCGATGCACGACTCAACCACACAAGAACCTTATCCCAGAGAGGACTTTCCAGACTTCCAGAGAGTAACAATCAGTGGAGATTACTGTGCAGGG ATCACAGTTGAGGATTATGAGCAGGCAGCCAAAAGTCTCCTTGGGGCGCTGTTCATCAGAGAGAAGTACTCCAGGCTGGCCTACCATACCTTCCCAAGAACCACCGCCCGATTCCTACGCAGCTCCCAAAATGAGAAGTGGCGTGAGGAGGACGAGATCATGCCAG ACATCTGGCCTTCCCCTCATGAAGGGGAGGACCCGTACTCCATGGAGGGTATTCCTGAGGACCTGAACTACGAGCTGCAGATGAAGGATGGCATAGTTCATGTTTACGACAATGCCGAGgccctgaaacaacagcagCCCCACAACCTCCCTTACCCCGACCTGGAGACCTTTGCCATAGACCTGAGCCACGTCCTCGCAATGATAGCCGACGGCCCAAC GAAAACCTACTGTCACAGACGGTTGAACTTCTTGGAATCTAAATTCTACCTCCATGAAATGATGAACGAAATGGCAGAGCTAAAAGAGCTGAAATGTGTTCCACACCGAGACTTCTACAACGTCAGAAAG gtggacacacacatacacgctgCTGCCTGCATGAACCAGAAGCATCTGCTGAAATTCATAAAGACCACGTACCAGACGGAGGCAGATCGCGTGGTCCTGGAGAAGGGCGGTGAGAAGTTCACGCTCAAGGAAGTCTTCCACAACCTTAACATGGACCCCTACGACCTCACCGTGGACTCTCTGGATGTGCACGCT GGAAGACAAACATTTCATCGCTTTGACAAGTTCAACTCCAAATACAACCCAGTGGGGGCCAGCGAGCTGCGAGAGATTTACTTGAAATCAGACAACTACATCAAAGGAGAATACTTTGCACGTCTCATCAAG GAAGTGGCcaaagagctggaggagagcaaGTACCAGCACGCCGAGCCCCGCCTGTCAATTTACGGCCGCTCTACCAGCGAGTGGGAGAGCCTTGCAACCTGGTTCATCCAGCACAAGGTCCACTCAACCAACATGAGATGGATGATCCAAGTGCCCAGGATCTA TGACATTTTCAagtcaaagaaaatatttcaaaactacGCCAAGATGCTGGAGAACATTTTCCTCCCACTCTTTGAGGCTACAGTTAATCCCCAAAAGCACAAAGCAACACACATATTCTTGAAATAC GTGACGGGATTTGACAGCGTGGATGACGAGTCCAAACACAGCGACCACATGTTCTCTTACAAAAGCCCAAAGCCTGAGGCGTGGACCGCAAATGACAACCCTCCCTACACCTACTACCTGTTCTACATGTACGCCAACATCATGGTGCTCAACAACCTGCGCAA GGAGCGAGGACTGAACACCTTCCAGTTTCGCCCCCACTGTGGCGAGGCCGGCTCCATCACCCACCTGGTCTCTGCCTTCCTCACGGCTGACAACATCTCCCATGGACTCAACCTCAAGAAG AGTCCAGTGTTGCAGTACCTGTACTACCTGGCCCAGGTCCCGATCGCCATGTCCCCACTGAGCAACAACAGCCTGTTCCTGGAGTACTCCAAGAACCCGCTACGAGAGTTCCTGCAGAAAGGCCTGTGTGTGTCGCTGTCCACTGACGACCCCATGCAGTTCCATTACACCAAG GAGGCATTGATGGAGGAGTATGCCATCGCAGGCCAGCTGTGGAAGCTGAGCACCTGTGATTTGTGTGAGATAGCCAGAAACAGTGTGCTGCAGAGCGGACTCTCACATCAG GAGAAGAAACACTTCATTGGTCAAAACTACCGACAGGACGGACCGGAGGGTAACGACATTCGGCGGACAAACGTGGCACAGATCCGCATAGCGTACCGCCACGAGACACTGTGCAATGAGCTCAGTTTCCTAGTGGACGCAGTGAAGACGGATGTTGTCCCAAGCATACCTGAGTGA
- the ampd3b gene encoding AMP deaminase 3b isoform X1 → MKKRDTPLSKQQSTPCFGRDIPRLFQRLSMNEVDEKVRLLAERVYASALKEEDTKDAMSLFNVPEDCPIGLHEDRERALQKEMASQQSQESAKKKKSFRLKRSQSVSSQIPSDGDWARSVVSPMHDSTTQEPYPREDFPDFQRVTISGDYCAGITVEDYEQAAKSLLGALFIREKYSRLAYHTFPRTTARFLRSSQNEKWREEDEIMPDIWPSPHEGEDPYSMEGIPEDLNYELQMKDGIVHVYDNAEALKQQQPHNLPYPDLETFAIDLSHVLAMIADGPTKTYCHRRLNFLESKFYLHEMMNEMAELKELKCVPHRDFYNVRKVDTHIHAAACMNQKHLLKFIKTTYQTEADRVVLEKGGEKFTLKEVFHNLNMDPYDLTVDSLDVHAGRQTFHRFDKFNSKYNPVGASELREIYLKSDNYIKGEYFARLIKEVAKELEESKYQHAEPRLSIYGRSTSEWESLATWFIQHKVHSTNMRWMIQVPRIYDIFKSKKIFQNYAKMLENIFLPLFEATVNPQKHKATHIFLKYVTGFDSVDDESKHSDHMFSYKSPKPEAWTANDNPPYTYYLFYMYANIMVLNNLRKERGLNTFQFRPHCGEAGSITHLVSAFLTADNISHGLNLKKSPVLQYLYYLAQVPIAMSPLSNNSLFLEYSKNPLREFLQKGLCVSLSTDDPMQFHYTKEALMEEYAIAGQLWKLSTCDLCEIARNSVLQSGLSHQEKKHFIGQNYRQDGPEGNDIRRTNVAQIRIAYRHETLCNELSFLVDAVKTDVVPSIPE, encoded by the exons ACATCCCACGGCTCTTCCAGAGACTGTCGATGAACGAGGTGGATGAGAAGGTACGTCTGCTAGCGGAGAGGGTGTACGCCTCTGCCCTGAAAGAGGAGGACACCAAGGATGCTATGTCCCTGTTCAACGTGCCGGAGGACTGTCCCATCGGCCTGCATGAGGACAGGGAGAGGGCTCTGCAGAAGGAGATGGCATCGCAGCAGTCTCAAGAGTCTGCTAAGAA GAAGAAGAGTTTCAGGTTGAAGCGTTCGCAGTCGGTGTCCTCGCAGATACCCAGCGATGGAGACTGGGCCCGCTCTGTGGTTTCCCCGATGCACGACTCAACCACACAAGAACCTTATCCCAGAGAGGACTTTCCAGACTTCCAGAGAGTAACAATCAGTGGAGATTACTGTGCAGGG ATCACAGTTGAGGATTATGAGCAGGCAGCCAAAAGTCTCCTTGGGGCGCTGTTCATCAGAGAGAAGTACTCCAGGCTGGCCTACCATACCTTCCCAAGAACCACCGCCCGATTCCTACGCAGCTCCCAAAATGAGAAGTGGCGTGAGGAGGACGAGATCATGCCAG ACATCTGGCCTTCCCCTCATGAAGGGGAGGACCCGTACTCCATGGAGGGTATTCCTGAGGACCTGAACTACGAGCTGCAGATGAAGGATGGCATAGTTCATGTTTACGACAATGCCGAGgccctgaaacaacagcagCCCCACAACCTCCCTTACCCCGACCTGGAGACCTTTGCCATAGACCTGAGCCACGTCCTCGCAATGATAGCCGACGGCCCAAC GAAAACCTACTGTCACAGACGGTTGAACTTCTTGGAATCTAAATTCTACCTCCATGAAATGATGAACGAAATGGCAGAGCTAAAAGAGCTGAAATGTGTTCCACACCGAGACTTCTACAACGTCAGAAAG gtggacacacacatacacgctgCTGCCTGCATGAACCAGAAGCATCTGCTGAAATTCATAAAGACCACGTACCAGACGGAGGCAGATCGCGTGGTCCTGGAGAAGGGCGGTGAGAAGTTCACGCTCAAGGAAGTCTTCCACAACCTTAACATGGACCCCTACGACCTCACCGTGGACTCTCTGGATGTGCACGCT GGAAGACAAACATTTCATCGCTTTGACAAGTTCAACTCCAAATACAACCCAGTGGGGGCCAGCGAGCTGCGAGAGATTTACTTGAAATCAGACAACTACATCAAAGGAGAATACTTTGCACGTCTCATCAAG GAAGTGGCcaaagagctggaggagagcaaGTACCAGCACGCCGAGCCCCGCCTGTCAATTTACGGCCGCTCTACCAGCGAGTGGGAGAGCCTTGCAACCTGGTTCATCCAGCACAAGGTCCACTCAACCAACATGAGATGGATGATCCAAGTGCCCAGGATCTA TGACATTTTCAagtcaaagaaaatatttcaaaactacGCCAAGATGCTGGAGAACATTTTCCTCCCACTCTTTGAGGCTACAGTTAATCCCCAAAAGCACAAAGCAACACACATATTCTTGAAATAC GTGACGGGATTTGACAGCGTGGATGACGAGTCCAAACACAGCGACCACATGTTCTCTTACAAAAGCCCAAAGCCTGAGGCGTGGACCGCAAATGACAACCCTCCCTACACCTACTACCTGTTCTACATGTACGCCAACATCATGGTGCTCAACAACCTGCGCAA GGAGCGAGGACTGAACACCTTCCAGTTTCGCCCCCACTGTGGCGAGGCCGGCTCCATCACCCACCTGGTCTCTGCCTTCCTCACGGCTGACAACATCTCCCATGGACTCAACCTCAAGAAG AGTCCAGTGTTGCAGTACCTGTACTACCTGGCCCAGGTCCCGATCGCCATGTCCCCACTGAGCAACAACAGCCTGTTCCTGGAGTACTCCAAGAACCCGCTACGAGAGTTCCTGCAGAAAGGCCTGTGTGTGTCGCTGTCCACTGACGACCCCATGCAGTTCCATTACACCAAG GAGGCATTGATGGAGGAGTATGCCATCGCAGGCCAGCTGTGGAAGCTGAGCACCTGTGATTTGTGTGAGATAGCCAGAAACAGTGTGCTGCAGAGCGGACTCTCACATCAG GAGAAGAAACACTTCATTGGTCAAAACTACCGACAGGACGGACCGGAGGGTAACGACATTCGGCGGACAAACGTGGCACAGATCCGCATAGCGTACCGCCACGAGACACTGTGCAATGAGCTCAGTTTCCTAGTGGACGCAGTGAAGACGGATGTTGTCCCAAGCATACCTGAGTGA